One Synechococcus sp. Nb3U1 genomic window, CACTAGGTCGCCATCAGCATCGCAGTACCGTTCATCCATGCCCACCGGACGAGGGCAAGATTGCGCTTGAGCCGCTTGATAACCCACCATTGTCATGGCTACTGCAGCAAGAGCAAGACCCTTAGACAGCAGACGAGTTACAGAGTGATAGGCCAACATTGCAAAGATCTCCTGGTTGGGGTGAATTTGAGGCTAGAAGGAGCCGAGCTTAATAATTAATAAAGTAGGTGAAGTGCCGTTCATTCAAAAACATCAAGTTATCCCAGGCTCAATTCAGCACTAGCTCTTATCGCTAAAACCCAATGGCTCCACAGGACTCAGAACGCTTAATAAAGCTTAATAACACAGTAACACTATCTGCTGGAGCCTAAGCTAAGAGGGGTTTAATGAAGGGTTAAGGATAGATTATTGGGTGCAGAGATCCGTCATCTTTATCTTCGAGCTTCCCAAAGTACTTAAGGGATCCCATCCTCAGGAAAAGCTCCTGCTGGCGGCTGAACAACCTTTTCTGACTTCACGTAGGTTCTTTTATGGAGCAAGAGTTAGCTTGAATTTACTATATTAGATAGCACTGGAAAAGGCTGTAAGGACAGATTGAAATCCCTTTAACGACCGCCAATCACACCAATATAATTGGTCACCCACTCGTAGTAGGGCACACAGTCCATGCGGCCATCGCCACAGTCGGCCACGGGGGTTTTCCAAAAAGAGATGCGCTCGAAATTATCGATGCCATTGGTTTGGCAGCCTTCTGGCCCCAGTAGCTCGCTGGCTTGACAAGCGGCAGGCACCACCGGCACTGAACCGAACCAAGCCGCCAGATCTCCTTGTACTTTCGGGTTCAAGGAATGTTCCATCCATAGGTAGGCGCAGTTGGGGTGTTTGGCGGTGGCACTGAGCATGGTGGTATCCGACCAGCCGGTGGCCCCTTCCTCCGGCACAACGCTGGCGATGGGTTGTCCTTCGTACTGCAACAGGTTCACTTGGAAGGGCCAGGAGCCAGAGGCCACCACCCCTTCGTTGACAAAGTCATCCACCTGCACCGCCGCATCGTGCCAGTAGCGACCAATCAGCTGCCGTTGCTGACGCAACAGATCCAGAGCCGCATCAAACTGTTCACGGATGAGCTCGTAGGGATCCGTAATGCCCAGTTCCGGTCGGTGGGCCTTCAGGTACAGAGCAGCATCAGCAATGTAGATGGGGCCATCGTAGGCTTGGATGCGGCCCTTGTTGGATTTGCCATCCGCCAGGGTTTTCTCTTCAAACACCACATCCCAACTGGTGGGTGGCTCCCGGAAGGCTTGGGTGTTGTACATCAATACATTGGATCCCCATTGGTAGGGGACACCGTAGTGTTTGCCCTCCACGGTATGCCAGGGGGCATCCTGCAGGCGCGGGTCGATGGTGTCCCAACTGGGGATGAGGCGTGGGTTAATTTGCTGTACCCGTTCCCCCTTGATCAGGCGCAGGGTGGCATCGCCAGAAGCGGTCACCAGATCAAAGCCTCCCTCGTTCATCAGAGCCACCATCTCATCGGAGGTCGCCGCCACCTTGACGCTGACTTTGCAGCCGGTCTCTTTTTCAAAGCCGGTCACCCAGTCGTAGGCGGGATCCGTTTCACCCCGTTCAATGTAGCCCGCCCAAGCCACGATCGAGACTGCCCCCTCCGGACGGCCCAAGCGATAGAGAGGCCCACGGGCTGCATGAGCAGAATGGGGGGTGAGCAACACGGCCAGCAGAGCCAAGCCCAGCGAGAGCAACAGGGTCAGCCCTAGCCGTATCCACAGGCGAAGTGGCACTGAGAAGATGGCGCGCAGAGGAGTGAAGGGTTTCAGGTTAGCGATCACAGGCTTCTCCCAGGCAACAACCGTGCTGGTTCAAGGGTAGATCATTCTTCTGGGGGGATACCGCTACTCTGAAAACAATATTCAATTTCCGGCAGGATTTTCCCCACGGGGATCCCTGTAGGACTGAGCAGTGGAACGCCCTTCAACGCTGCTTCAGTACCAATAGAGTTAGATCATCGTACAAGGTTTGGGAGCCGATAAATTGCCGCACTTCCTTGACGATGGATTGGCGAATTTGGCTAGCGCTCTGGTGCCAATGGCAGCTAATCGCCTGACAGAGCCGGTTTAGGCCAAAGTGCTCTCCGGCTTCGTTCTCAGCTTCGGTCACACCATCGGTGTAAAGTACCACTCCATCTCCTGGTTCCAGGAAAAATTCGTGCTGGTTCACAAAGGAGCTGATATCGGCCTCCAACCCAATGGGGAAGCCTAGGTCGATGGTATCCACTCGCTGGATTTGCCCATTGGCGCGTACTAGGATTAACTCCTCGTGTTGGCCGCTCAGTTTAAGCTGGCCAGAGTGGTAGTCTAGCAGCGACAGGCTGAGGTTCTTGTCGGTGCGCATCCGTTGCACATTCTCGTAAATCACCTGATTCAGGATCGATAAAAAGCGTTTGCTGTCGGTTTCCCCATTAGCCAGTAGGGTGCGCACGGCCATCTGCACCATGATCATTAACACGCCACTTTCCAAACCGTGCCCGGTCACATCGCCGATGCCGATTTTGACGCAACCATTTTGACGCAAAACATCGTAGTAATCCCCCCCTACCTCTGTCGCCGGTTCCATAAACCCGGCAATGTCAAGCTCCGGGATCCCTTGCAATTCCTCCTCTTTGGGCAGGATCATCTGCTGCAGACGGCGGGTGATCTCCACTTCGGTACTGAGGCGCAAGTTCTCCACTTGCAGAGCTTGGTTCAGCTGTGAGATCTCGCGGTTGGCATCTGCTAGAGCCTTTTGCGAACGCTTCAGTTCCTCGGTTTTTTGGTTGAGCAGCCACTGGTCGTGAATGGCTTGCGGCACCGACTGGAGCAAATCCATCACCACTGCAGATGTGCCAAAGCCCGCCTGCTCTACCCCCAGCCAAGGCAAGGGATCCACCAGCTCAGGGCTGCTGGCTAGGATGTCAAATTGCAGATCCGGGCGGATTTGGCCAATGTGATAGTCACGGCAAACGTGATGGTTGGGGGCAATCCGCCACAGACCCGCGGGGGTTTCCCTCTCTTGTCCAATCGCTGTCTGGCGCACCGCTTCTACTTCCAGAGATTGAGCCGCTTGGGCAGATTGCCACCACAGATACACCTGCGTATAGGCGGCAGCCATCGGATCGTTGATAACGCGATGACGACCATACCGTCGCCGGAACCGGCTTAAAAAGGTTTGGTTGGCGGGGGTTTGTAGATTTTGAAAATGGCCCCAACAGGCGTAGTGCCCCACTGCTGCTGAGCCAATGTGCAGCAGCTCCACCTCGGAAATGCTCATCGCCATCACTGGCAGTTGGCTGGCCGGGATCCCAGCTTCCGCCAAGGCGTGGTAAAACCCAAGGTTGCTGTCTCCGTTCAGGGTACTGAAGATGGCATCCGGGGCTGCCTGTCGAAGAGCTTGCAACACACTCCCAAAGTGTCGGGATCCGAGAGGGACATAGCATTCCCCCGCCAACTGGCCGCCCCAATGGTGCAACTGCCCCTTCAGATAGGTATGGGCAACCCGCGGAAACACATAATCGGATCCCACCAAAAAGATGCGGCAATGTCCCTGCTGCAATAGCCAACGCAAGGCTGGCTCCACCTGCTGATTCAGACAAGCCCCGGTGTAAAACACCTGCCGCGACTGCTCCATGCCCTCGTACTGCACGGGATACCACAACAGGGCATCCGCCGCCTCGAAGACGGGCAACACCGCTTTCCGACTGAGGGAGGTCCAGCAACCAAATACCGTCGCCACCTGCGGGATCAGATACTCAGCCGCCGATAAAAAGCGCTCTGGATCCGAAGCGCCGTCTTCGATGATGGGTTCGATCTCGGAGCCGAGCAGGCCCCCCTGTTGATTAATCTCATCAATGGCCAACAGAGCTGCATCCACCAAAGGGGCTTCGCTGATGGCCATGGTGCCACTGAGGGAATGCAGGATCCCGACTTGGATGGTGGACATACCCCTCTCTCTGCAAGGCATAACTCACGGCTCAGACA contains:
- a CDS encoding ABC transporter substrate-binding protein; this encodes MIANLKPFTPLRAIFSVPLRLWIRLGLTLLLSLGLALLAVLLTPHSAHAARGPLYRLGRPEGAVSIVAWAGYIERGETDPAYDWVTGFEKETGCKVSVKVAATSDEMVALMNEGGFDLVTASGDATLRLIKGERVQQINPRLIPSWDTIDPRLQDAPWHTVEGKHYGVPYQWGSNVLMYNTQAFREPPTSWDVVFEEKTLADGKSNKGRIQAYDGPIYIADAALYLKAHRPELGITDPYELIREQFDAALDLLRQQRQLIGRYWHDAAVQVDDFVNEGVVASGSWPFQVNLLQYEGQPIASVVPEEGATGWSDTTMLSATAKHPNCAYLWMEHSLNPKVQGDLAAWFGSVPVVPAACQASELLGPEGCQTNGIDNFERISFWKTPVADCGDGRMDCVPYYEWVTNYIGVIGGR
- a CDS encoding transporter substrate-binding protein — its product is MSTIQVGILHSLSGTMAISEAPLVDAALLAIDEINQQGGLLGSEIEPIIEDGASDPERFLSAAEYLIPQVATVFGCWTSLSRKAVLPVFEAADALLWYPVQYEGMEQSRQVFYTGACLNQQVEPALRWLLQQGHCRIFLVGSDYVFPRVAHTYLKGQLHHWGGQLAGECYVPLGSRHFGSVLQALRQAAPDAIFSTLNGDSNLGFYHALAEAGIPASQLPVMAMSISEVELLHIGSAAVGHYACWGHFQNLQTPANQTFLSRFRRRYGRHRVINDPMAAAYTQVYLWWQSAQAAQSLEVEAVRQTAIGQERETPAGLWRIAPNHHVCRDYHIGQIRPDLQFDILASSPELVDPLPWLGVEQAGFGTSAVVMDLLQSVPQAIHDQWLLNQKTEELKRSQKALADANREISQLNQALQVENLRLSTEVEITRRLQQMILPKEEELQGIPELDIAGFMEPATEVGGDYYDVLRQNGCVKIGIGDVTGHGLESGVLMIMVQMAVRTLLANGETDSKRFLSILNQVIYENVQRMRTDKNLSLSLLDYHSGQLKLSGQHEELILVRANGQIQRVDTIDLGFPIGLEADISSFVNQHEFFLEPGDGVVLYTDGVTEAENEAGEHFGLNRLCQAISCHWHQSASQIRQSIVKEVRQFIGSQTLYDDLTLLVLKQR